A part of Cyanobacteriota bacterium genomic DNA contains:
- the purD gene encoding phosphoribosylamine--glycine ligase, translating to MSKRLLVIGSGGREHALVWKLAQSTQVEKIFVAPGNPGTASIDKVVNVDIKVMDFGKLEHLAYKEAIDLTIVGPDDPLGEGIVDSFQAKGLKIWGPAQAAARLESSKAFAKDFMTRHNIPTAEYQVFTEMNPAMDYCNDKGYPIVIKASGLALGKGVAIAQNQKEAQDFLTKIFIARIFGDAGNEVVIEEFLEGQEISIHAFADGTNSLILQSAQDHKPVGEGNTGPNTGGMGTITPLPWLNQKQLNEINETVVKPTIAGMKAEGNPFVGLLYPGLIITKTGPKLLEYNVRFGDPETQVYMRTLETDLVDIIEASLVGKLDQIELKWSGQSAACIVLASGGYPADYVKGMEITGLDQANQEQDIVVFQAGTKHDEDKLVTNGGRVLGVTAIAADLETAISQAYKAAAKINFEGKYQRNDIGFNLTSLINCSISA from the coding sequence ATGTCAAAACGTCTCTTAGTAATAGGATCTGGTGGTAGAGAGCATGCGCTAGTCTGGAAATTAGCACAATCAACGCAAGTAGAGAAGATATTTGTAGCTCCTGGTAACCCTGGCACTGCCTCCATTGATAAAGTCGTGAACGTCGATATTAAAGTAATGGATTTTGGCAAACTTGAACACCTGGCATATAAAGAAGCGATTGATCTTACTATAGTCGGTCCGGATGATCCTTTAGGTGAAGGTATTGTTGATAGTTTTCAAGCGAAGGGACTTAAGATCTGGGGACCGGCTCAAGCAGCAGCTAGGCTTGAATCCTCTAAGGCTTTTGCTAAGGATTTTATGACTCGTCACAATATCCCGACAGCTGAGTATCAGGTGTTTACTGAAATGAATCCAGCAATGGATTATTGTAACGACAAGGGTTACCCGATCGTAATTAAAGCAAGCGGTCTTGCTCTTGGTAAGGGAGTTGCAATTGCACAAAATCAAAAAGAGGCTCAGGATTTTCTCACTAAGATTTTTATTGCAAGGATTTTTGGAGACGCTGGTAATGAAGTTGTTATTGAAGAATTCTTGGAAGGGCAGGAGATTTCTATTCATGCTTTTGCCGATGGCACTAATTCACTGATCTTACAATCAGCGCAGGATCATAAACCAGTTGGTGAAGGCAATACCGGACCTAATACTGGTGGTATGGGGACTATCACTCCGCTTCCTTGGCTTAATCAAAAACAATTGAATGAGATTAACGAAACTGTTGTCAAGCCAACAATCGCTGGAATGAAAGCAGAAGGTAATCCTTTTGTTGGTTTGCTTTATCCTGGGCTTATAATCACAAAAACAGGTCCAAAGCTGCTTGAATACAATGTACGCTTTGGTGATCCTGAAACACAAGTCTACATGAGAACTCTTGAGACTGATCTTGTCGATATTATTGAAGCGAGCCTTGTTGGTAAACTTGATCAAATCGAACTTAAATGGTCAGGTCAAAGTGCTGCTTGCATAGTGCTTGCTTCTGGCGGTTATCCTGCTGACTATGTTAAGGGCATGGAGATTACTGGGCTTGATCAGGCTAATCAAGAACAAGATATAGTAGTTTTTCAAGCTGGCACTAAGCATGATGAAGACAAGCTCGTAACTAACGGCGGCAGAGTACTTGGTGTCACTGCAATAGCCGCTGACCTTGAGACTGCTATCAGTCAGGCTTATAAAGCTGCTGCCAAGATCAATTTTGAAGGCAAATATCAACGTAATGATATTGGTTTTAATTTGACCAGCCTTATTAATTGTTCAATCTCGGCCTAG
- a CDS encoding phosphoribosylaminoimidazolesuccinocarboxamide synthase codes for MTVETIDASNVIKTTNLSGVKREGKVRDIYDNNNGTLTIVTTDRHSSFDRVLAHIPHKGSVLNQLSIWWFDQFKDIVANHVISSPDDNTIIAKKTKPLPIEIIVRGYITGVTSTSLWTVYNNGQRDFGDFQLPDGIVKNQKLPEPVLTPTTKSDLGDENVNSKQIVEMGLLSQARLEEVNDIAIKIFKRGQELALERGLILVDTKYEFGIDENDNLVLIDEVHTPDSSRYWMADSYQEAFDNGANPKSFDKEFLRIWFKDNCDPYKDEVLPEAPEAMVVELSSRYIQIFEQITGEKFNARTQSN; via the coding sequence ATGACAGTAGAAACAATTGATGCAAGTAACGTAATTAAAACAACTAACTTAAGCGGCGTTAAGCGCGAAGGCAAGGTCAGAGATATTTATGACAATAACAATGGCACTTTGACTATTGTAACGACTGATAGACATTCATCTTTTGATAGGGTCCTCGCGCATATCCCTCACAAAGGCAGTGTTCTCAATCAGCTGAGTATTTGGTGGTTCGATCAATTCAAAGACATAGTAGCCAATCACGTGATCTCTTCACCTGACGACAATACAATCATTGCCAAGAAAACCAAACCACTGCCAATAGAAATCATAGTGCGTGGCTATATTACAGGGGTTACTTCTACTTCACTTTGGACTGTCTATAACAATGGTCAAAGAGATTTTGGTGACTTTCAATTGCCTGATGGCATAGTCAAAAACCAAAAACTTCCTGAGCCTGTACTTACTCCAACAACTAAGTCAGACCTAGGTGATGAGAATGTCAACTCAAAACAAATCGTTGAAATGGGTTTGCTTAGTCAAGCAAGACTCGAAGAAGTAAATGATATTGCAATCAAAATCTTCAAACGCGGTCAAGAACTTGCTTTAGAGCGTGGTTTGATTCTTGTTGATACTAAGTATGAATTTGGAATTGATGAAAATGATAACTTGGTCTTGATTGATGAAGTGCATACACCTGATTCATCTCGTTATTGGATGGCAGATTCCTATCAAGAAGCTTTTGACAATGGAGCTAACCCTAAGAGCTTTGATAAAGAGTTCCTGCGTATCTGGTTTAAAGACAACTGTGATCCTTATAAGGATGAGGTTTTACCTGAAGCTCCTGAAGCAATGGTAGTTGAGCTTTCTAGCCGTTATATTCAAATTTTTGAACAGATTACTGGAGAGAAGTTTAATGCAAGAACTCAAAGCAATTAG
- the purE gene encoding 5-(carboxyamino)imidazole ribonucleotide mutase, translating into MTIQVGIVMGSDSDLGVMKESAKVLTELGIESEIAVMSAHRCPDRAADYAKSAQSRGLKVIIAAAGMAAHLAGAMAAHSALPIIGVPIKSSLDGMDALLATVQMPPGVPVATVAIDGARNAGILAAQIIGASNQAMHDKLIAFKKDMKDKVEARSARLEEIGYEEYLSQQTKTKV; encoded by the coding sequence ATGACGATTCAAGTAGGCATAGTAATGGGCTCTGATTCTGACCTTGGGGTCATGAAAGAATCAGCTAAAGTATTAACGGAACTAGGTATTGAGAGTGAGATTGCCGTAATGTCGGCTCACCGTTGTCCTGATAGAGCAGCAGATTATGCAAAGTCAGCTCAATCTAGAGGTCTTAAGGTCATTATTGCAGCAGCTGGAATGGCAGCTCACTTAGCTGGAGCAATGGCAGCACATTCAGCTCTGCCAATTATTGGAGTACCAATTAAATCCAGCCTTGATGGTATGGATGCGCTGCTTGCTACAGTGCAAATGCCACCAGGAGTTCCTGTTGCTACGGTCGCAATTGATGGTGCTCGCAACGCTGGGATATTAGCAGCACAAATTATTGGAGCTTCAAACCAAGCAATGCACGATAAGCTAATTGCATTCAAAAAAGACATGAAAGACAAAGTAGAAGCTCGTTCTGCAAGGCTCGAAGAGATAGGTTATGAAGAATACCTTTCGCAACAAACAAAAACAAAGGTTTAA
- the rpiB gene encoding ribose 5-phosphate isomerase B, protein MENLVIASDHAAYELKEQLKIKLVANGYQLVDLGCHSKDSVHYPDIAKELAQYVLKHKCKGILLCGSGIGVSITANRYPGIYAALVTSVEMAEMSRRHNHANVLIMGSRFISPELAEQILDKWLNTEPELGRHEQRVAMIDG, encoded by the coding sequence ATGGAAAACCTAGTAATAGCAAGCGACCACGCTGCATATGAACTTAAAGAGCAGCTCAAAATTAAACTAGTGGCTAATGGCTATCAGCTAGTTGATTTAGGCTGCCATTCCAAGGATTCAGTACATTACCCTGATATTGCAAAGGAATTAGCCCAGTACGTACTAAAGCACAAATGCAAAGGTATATTGCTTTGCGGATCAGGAATTGGAGTTAGTATTACAGCTAATCGTTATCCAGGAATCTACGCTGCACTTGTAACAAGTGTAGAAATGGCAGAAATGAGTCGTCGTCATAATCATGCCAATGTTTTGATCATGGGATCTAGATTCATCAGCCCCGAACTGGCTGAACAAATCCTCGACAAGTGGTTAAACACGGAGCCAGAACTTGGTAGACATGAACAGCGAGTTGCCATGATAGATGGATAA
- the purB gene encoding adenylosuccinate lyase: MQELKAISPIDGRYRAKVDALANYFSEAALIRYRVRVEVEYLIALAGQKGMGIRELGIGEIEQLRSIYKDFSFDDAINVKAKESVINHDVKSVEYLLKDKLTDNSLEDLKEWIHFALTSEDINNLSYALMICEAVNDVMLPCIKELESKLDAMAQEYKSTAILARTHGQSASPTTFGKEFKVFAQRIHRQVKQIESFTMLAKLNGATGNYNAHQVAFPNIDWLDFSARFIDTLNQDLTIKLEANLYTTQIESHDTLAEISDIFSRLNTIVISFDQDIWRYISDGWIIQKANDKEVGSSTMPHKVNPIDFENSEGNLGLANALFGFFKNKLPISRLQRDLTDSTVLRNFGIAFAYSLLAYKSTLKGLSKTKVNHVKVQESLDEHPEVLAEAIQTVMRREGLAIPYEQLKTLTRGKKVTTQDFQKFIQELDLDSAIKAELSKLEPANYIGIAEQLASGLEPEMVKS; the protein is encoded by the coding sequence ATGCAAGAACTCAAAGCAATTAGTCCCATAGACGGTAGATATAGAGCCAAAGTAGACGCTTTAGCTAATTATTTTAGTGAAGCAGCCTTGATTCGTTATAGAGTCAGAGTTGAGGTCGAATACCTTATTGCCCTTGCCGGGCAAAAGGGAATGGGGATTAGGGAATTGGGAATAGGGGAGATCGAGCAACTTCGTTCTATATATAAGGACTTTAGTTTTGATGATGCAATTAATGTCAAAGCCAAAGAATCTGTAATTAATCATGATGTTAAGTCAGTTGAGTACTTACTTAAAGACAAGCTCACTGACAACTCACTTGAAGACCTCAAGGAGTGGATTCACTTTGCTCTCACTTCTGAAGACATCAATAACCTCTCGTATGCTTTGATGATTTGCGAGGCTGTCAATGATGTGATGCTACCTTGCATCAAGGAACTGGAGAGCAAGCTTGATGCTATGGCTCAAGAGTATAAATCAACAGCGATACTCGCTCGTACTCACGGACAATCAGCGTCACCAACTACTTTTGGTAAGGAATTCAAGGTTTTTGCCCAAAGAATTCACAGACAAGTCAAACAAATAGAATCTTTTACTATGCTAGCCAAGCTCAACGGAGCGACTGGTAACTATAACGCTCATCAAGTAGCCTTCCCTAATATAGATTGGCTTGATTTTAGTGCTAGGTTTATCGATACTCTAAATCAAGACCTAACAATTAAACTAGAAGCTAATTTGTACACTACTCAAATTGAGTCACATGATACTTTGGCAGAGATTTCAGATATTTTTTCTCGCCTCAACACTATCGTAATTAGTTTTGATCAGGATATCTGGCGTTATATTAGCGATGGTTGGATTATCCAAAAAGCTAATGACAAAGAAGTTGGCTCTTCAACCATGCCGCACAAGGTCAATCCCATTGATTTTGAAAACAGTGAGGGTAATCTAGGGCTTGCAAACGCTTTGTTTGGCTTCTTTAAAAACAAATTACCAATCTCCCGTTTGCAAAGAGATCTTACCGATTCTACAGTCTTGCGCAATTTTGGAATTGCTTTTGCATATTCTCTGCTTGCCTATAAATCTACGCTTAAGGGTTTGAGTAAAACTAAAGTCAATCATGTAAAGGTCCAAGAATCTCTTGATGAGCATCCTGAAGTATTGGCTGAAGCTATTCAAACTGTTATGCGCCGTGAAGGACTTGCTATCCCTTACGAGCAACTTAAGACTCTTACTAGGGGCAAGAAAGTAACAACTCAAGATTTTCAAAAATTTATTCAAGAGCTTGATCTAGATTCAGCTATTAAAGCTGAATTAAGTAAACTAGAGCCAGCTAATTATATTGGGATTGCAGAGCAATTGGCTTCTGGTCTTGAGCCAGAGATGGTAAAATCTTGA
- the ilvN gene encoding acetolactate synthase small subunit, with amino-acid sequence MRNILSVLVENESGVLARISGMFSRRGYNIESITVGASEHSGLSRIIIVTDLEDVEQIQKQLHKLINTIKVSNLSETSFVDRELALIKVSSKIHRSEIIEISSLFRSRIIDVADDSIIIEALGDNEKISSLIQILSPYGIKEVSRTGTIAMSRGKTK; translated from the coding sequence ATGCGCAACATACTATCAGTATTGGTCGAAAATGAATCAGGAGTTCTTGCCAGAATATCCGGTATGTTTAGTCGTCGTGGTTACAATATTGAAAGTATTACAGTTGGAGCTTCTGAACATTCTGGTTTAAGTCGTATCATTATTGTTACCGACCTTGAAGATGTTGAACAAATACAAAAACAACTACACAAATTAATTAACACGATCAAAGTCAGCAATCTCTCTGAGACTAGTTTCGTTGATAGGGAACTTGCACTAATTAAAGTATCTAGTAAAATTCACCGTAGTGAGATCATTGAAATCTCATCTCTATTTCGTTCACGAATTATTGACGTGGCAGATGACTCTATAATCATCGAAGCACTAGGTGATAACGAAAAAATCTCCTCACTTATACAAATCCTTAGTCCTTATGGCATTAAAGAAGTTTCCAGGACTGGGACTATTGCTATGAGTCGCGGCAAGACCAAGTAA
- the purM gene encoding phosphoribosylformylglycinamidine cyclo-ligase: MATDLYSQAGVSIDAGSQTILLIKDDVASTHSSAVITGLGSFGALYDLKQIVNDYKEPILVQSIDGVGTKLSVAKLMNKFDTVGEDIVNHSINDILVMGARGLTFLDYVAHDKLDPALMADIVKGMCKACRENGLSLVGGETAEMPGTYQANEHDIAGCITGIVEKSKVITGEKVKVGDVLIGIESSGLHTNGYSLARTVLLKDHKVTDQPVELGGQSIGEVLLKPHLSYGKEILDILDSGIDVHSLAHITGGGFTENIPRVLPEGVAVEINDGTWPVLPIFNLIQELGSVSREEMFRVFNMGIGMIIIVDPSDAAKVKNKLSVSGKEFYTIGKVVAGNKEVKVK; this comes from the coding sequence ATGGCAACTGATTTATATTCACAAGCTGGGGTAAGTATTGATGCAGGTAGTCAAACTATTTTGCTTATCAAGGATGATGTGGCAAGTACTCATTCAAGTGCCGTGATTACTGGGTTAGGTAGCTTTGGTGCTCTTTATGATTTGAAGCAAATAGTTAATGATTACAAAGAACCAATTTTGGTTCAAAGTATTGATGGAGTTGGCACGAAGCTAAGTGTCGCTAAACTAATGAACAAGTTTGATACTGTTGGTGAGGATATCGTCAATCATAGTATTAATGATATTTTGGTGATGGGAGCTCGCGGGCTTACCTTTCTTGATTACGTCGCTCATGACAAACTTGATCCAGCCTTGATGGCAGATATCGTCAAGGGTATGTGCAAGGCTTGTAGAGAAAACGGTCTTTCTTTAGTTGGAGGTGAGACAGCTGAGATGCCAGGTACTTACCAAGCTAATGAGCATGACATCGCTGGTTGCATAACTGGAATTGTCGAAAAATCCAAAGTGATTACAGGTGAGAAAGTCAAAGTTGGTGATGTTTTGATTGGAATCGAATCAAGTGGACTTCATACCAATGGTTATTCACTTGCTCGCACAGTGTTGCTGAAAGATCACAAGGTCACCGACCAGCCAGTAGAACTTGGCGGACAAAGCATCGGCGAGGTTTTACTCAAGCCGCATTTGAGTTACGGCAAAGAAATTCTTGATATTTTAGATTCTGGTATTGATGTTCATTCACTTGCTCATATCACCGGTGGTGGATTTACTGAAAATATCCCAAGAGTGCTTCCTGAGGGTGTTGCAGTGGAAATCAATGACGGCACTTGGCCTGTATTGCCTATCTTTAATTTAATTCAAGAGCTTGGTTCTGTTTCTAGAGAAGAGATGTTTAGAGTATTTAATATGGGTATTGGTATGATCATCATTGTTGATCCGAGTGATGCAGCCAAAGTCAAAAACAAACTAAGTGTTTCAGGTAAGGAGTTTTATACTATCGGTAAAGTGGTAGCGGGTAATAAAGAGGTAAAGGTTAAATGA